AGGGGGGATATACCGTGATGCGCACCCATCTGCGCACCGATGCCGGCAGCCGCGACACCCGCGGTGGCACGGTTGAGGGCAACGATCCGAACAACATCTTCGTCCTGCGGTCCTTGTGGGATCTGCCGGGCGACTTTGAGCTGGATGCCACGTTCCGTTATGTGGGAGCGCTGCCGCGACCGCAAACGCCGGCTTATTCCACGCTGGACCTGCGGCTGGGCTGGGAGCCTAAGCCGGGCCTCGAACTGGCCATCGTGGGCCGCAACCTGCTGGATGCCAAGCACCCTGAATACCGCACCACCACCGTGAGCCGCGAAGTCGGCCGCAGTGTTTATTTCATGTTCACATGCCGCTTCTGACCGCCAGACTCCAACTCGGCGGCAAAGCAGCGGCGCTCATGCTCCTGCTGCTGGGCTGGTGTGCCCAGTTGCGGGCGGAAACACCGGCGGAGCGTGAGTATGCTCTGAAGGCCGCCTGCCTGTTCAACTTCTGCCAGTTCATCACCTGGCCGGCGGACGCGTTCGACTCGCCCTCGGCCCCCATCGTCATCGGGGTGCTGGGAACTGATCCGTTTGGAGCCGTGCTGGATGCGATGGTGCGTGGGGAGAGCATTCGGGGCCGGCAGATTCGCATCATCCGTTACCGTCGCGTGGATGAGGCATTGAACAGCCATCTGCTCTTCATCAGCGCGTCCGAGTCAGCCCGGCTGAACTTCATTCTGCGAGCCGTGCAGGGGCGCAGGATTGTGACCATCGGGGAGAATGATGATTTTCTCGATGAGGGCGGCATGATCGCGCTGGCAGCCGTAGAGAACCGGGTGCGCCTGCGCATCAAGCTCTCCGCAATCCGCGGCGGGGGCGTCAGCGTGAGTTCCAAGCTTCTGCGCGTGGCGGACATCGTTCCATAATCATGTCTCCTCTGCGCGATACACCAATCAAACGCAAGCTGATGCTGGTCATCATGCTGACCACCGGCTTCGCGTTGCTGCTGATGGCCTCGGCCGTGGTCACTTATGAGGTGGTCACGTTCCGCTCTTCCATGATGGCCACGACCACCGGGCTGGCCAAGGTGGTGGGCTCCATGAGCACGAGCTCCGTGGCGTTCAACAACCAGGAGGATGCGCAGGAGGTGCTCGCCGCGCTGGCCGTAGAACCGCAGATCACGCTGGTGGCCATCTATGACAAAAATGGCCGGCTCTTCGCCAGCTTTACTCCCGGCGGCTCGGTCAAAGACCTGCCAATCACGCCCGAGCCTGACGGGCGTGATTTCCGCGAATCTCATCTGGTCATGTTCACGCCCATCATCGAGAAAGACGTGCGGCTGGGCACGCTCTACATCCGCGCCGATTTGCGAGAGATGTATCAGCGCCTCTTCGCCTACGGCGCGCTGGTTTCCCTCGTGGGCGTTGGTGCCATCGGCGTGTCGATGGGCGTTTCAATCGTCCTGCAACGGCGCATTACCGGCCCCATCGTCGATCTCGCCGCCACGGCCCGTGCGGTTTCGGAACGGCAGGACTACTCGGTGCGTGCCGTGGCGCAGGGACGCGATGAAATCGGCGATCTGACAGACGCCTTCAACCAGATGCTCATCCGGGTGGGAGATGCGAACGCCGCGCTCCAGCAGGCCAAGGATGTGGCCGAAGCCGCGAACCGTGCCAAGGATGAGTTTCTGGCCATCCTCAGCCACGAACTGCGCACGCCGCTGACGCCGGTGCTGGCCACGGTGGCGATGCTGCGGGAGGCGGCCGACACCTCGCCGGCGCTGCTCCAGGAGCTGGACACCATTCAGCGGAACGTGCAGTTGGAGGCGCGGCTCATTGATGACCTGCTGGATCTGACGCGCATCAGTCGTGGCAAGCTGGAGCTGCATCAGGCCGTCGTGGACGTGCGCGCTTTGCTGGCACATGCGGTGCGGAATTATCTCATCGATCAGGCCACCGAAAAGAACCTCAAGGTCGAGGTGAAGGTGGCTGAGACTGCGGCGACGCACATCGTGGGAGATGCGCCACGCATCACGCAGGTGCTGTGGAATCTGCTGCAGAATGCCTGCAAATTCACCCCAGCAGGCGGGACCATCACCATCCGCGCCTTCAATGACAGCGCGTCATCCGGGCCGCCGCCCGCATTGATCGTCGAGATCACCGATACGGGCATTGGGATCGATCCAGCCGTCTTGCCGCGCATTTTCACCGCCTTCGACCAAGGCGAGCGTTCACGCACGCGTCTGTTCGGGGGCTTGGGGCTGGGTCTCGCCATCAGCCTCGCCATCACGGAGAAACACGGCGGCACACTCACCGCCAGCAGTCCTGGGACCGGTCAAGGAGCCACCTTCACCCTGCGTCTTCCCACCGTGCCTGCGTCCACGGCTGAAGCCACGGCCCCGGCGGCTCCGGCCGTGCCAGTCCAGCCCGCTGAGGCGCACGCCGGCCGCATCTTGCTGGTGGAAGATCACGCCGACAGCGCCCGCCAGCTCACCCGCCTGCTGATGCGCGAAGGTCATGAGGTCACGGGTGCCGCCGCCGTTGCCGAAGCCATGCAACTGGCAGACAAACATACCTTTGACCTGCTGGTCAGTGACCTGGGCCTGCCCGATGGCAGCGGCATTGATCTCATGCGTCATCTGGCCGCACACCATCCCATGCCCGGCATCGCCCTCAGTGGTTATGGCATGGAAGAAGATGTCAAAGCCAGCCTGGCAGCGGGCTTCCAGTTACATCTGACCAAACCGGTGGACTGGCCGGATCTCAAGGCCGCGATCCAACGGCTGCTCGACGAAAAACAACATCGCTCGGCAGGCCGGTTTGGCCCTGCCTGATTCATCACCGATCTCGTCGGCACGAAGGGCCCGGCCGTTCTTCGGTTACGCTGCCTGATAGCTGTGGATGGCGCTGAAGCTGCCGAAGGATCGGCGGAGTTTCTTCAAGCCCAGCTCCATGCGTGTCTTCACCGTGCCGAGCGGCAGGTGGGTGGCCTGTGCGACCTCGCGCTGGCTCATGCCTTGGAGGAAGGCCAGCGCGATGACGTGCTGCTGCGGTTCGGGCAGCCGCTTGAGATGAGCGCTGAGGACATTGCCCAAATCCGTCTGCTCGCAATCGGCGGTGGCATCATGGGAGCTGGGCATGGCGTTGGTCGCGTCCTCGTAGCGGGTGCAGGCTCTGCCATAAGCCTGCGAGCGGCGGATGTGATCAATGGCACGGCGGCGGGCGAGCGTCAGCAGCCAGGCCAGCGGAGCGCCCTTGGCCGCTGAATAGTGATGCGAGCGCCGCCACAACTCCAGCAGGCACTCCTGCACGATGTCCTGGGCGAAAAAATCGTCATTGATGATGCGCCTGATGGTGCCCTTCAGCAGGGCTTGGTAACGGTGGAACAGTGTTTCCAGCGCGGCAGTGTCACCCGCTTGGATGGCAGTCATGAGATCGGCATCTGAAGGCAGTGCTGACTCACCGTGGGCAAGATCGTAATGCAAGGACGAGGTATTGGCGGTGAATGAGGTTTTCATGCTCCCGAGGTTAAGAACAGAGCGATGCATCACAACCTGAGCACGCCCCGCATGGCGGGTCAGGATAACCCTGAGACTCTGATGCAGCTATCGGGCCGTGACCCGATGTGATCCTTGGAAAGAAGGAGGCGCGAAGTTTATGCAACTTCGCGCCTGACGGTCCGGTGGTCTCTCTTCGGTATAAACGGAAGATTGCTTCTGGGACCACCAATGAATCGCGGCACACCGTGAAATCGGATGTATTGCGGCGAAATTATTTTAACGGTCAGGTGCGAACTGCATGCACGCAGCATTCAAGGCACGGGGATGAAGCAGCCGGGGGAACGAGGGTGGATCTGGCGCCTACGGCGTGAGGAGCGGTTTGGATGTTCAAGAAGCGGCAGCACGTCGCTTTTCCGGCGGGTCCGCTGGCGCTGGCGGCTTCGATTTAATGGTTGGAAAGGGGATGCCGGCGAACCGTCCCGGCATCCGAGCGAAAGATTATGTCAATCAAACATTGGCTAATCCGCGTCCAGTGGGAATCGCCACAGAGGACACTGCCAGAGCCGACCTGGGTCCGGTCACAGGGGCCGGAGGCACCGGACGATGACAGCCTGCTCCATGCACTGGCACACTTTCACGTATCGAGCAGCTTGCCATACGTGGCCCGTTTTTACGTGAGGCTGCTGCCGAACGGAGATCACCCGCCGCCGCCTGAGAACGCGTATGCCAGCGGCCAGCACCAGATGTGGGTGCTCAAGGAACCGCCGGGCGGCTGAATCCGCTGAAGATCCTGGGTGCTGCCGCAACGCTCCCTTGCATTGGCGCTGCGGCCCAAGCCTGTCAGGCTCTAAGCCGCCATCCGGGCGTTTTCGAGCAGCGCCAGCAGATGCCGCTGCGCCCGCAGCACGGGCTGCTCATTGCCAAAGGCCAGATCCAGCACCGGCATGGTTTTATGAATGCGCTCATCCAGATCATCTCCGTCGTCATCCAGCGTGGCCGCGGCATCTGCCAGCTTGATCAGCCGTGTCTGCCAGTCGCAGGCATGCAGACGCTTGAGATGAATGCCTTCGTCCAGGTCAGGATCACGGCTCAAGCGCTCCACCCGGGAGGCGATGAGGCGGCCGAACTGATTTTCGAGTTCGTCGAACGAGACATCGGTTTTCTCCAGCACATTATGCAGCAGTGCGGCGGCAAGTACCGGTGGCTCCTGACAGTGATAGACCGCCGTGAGCGTGACCGCCACCCGGGTGGCCTGGGCAAACGATGGCGGGACTTCATCGGGTGGCACCTCACCGGCATGGGCCTGTGCCGCAAACGCGGCGGCTTTTTGCCAGAGCGGCTGGGCGATGGCGGCAGCAATGTCCGCCTGCTGCTCGTGCAACTGGTCAGAGATAAAGGAAGCCATGACATTCATGCCCGCTTAATCGTACCTGCCCGTGAATCTGGATGTGGGCTTTTGTCTCTCGCTGGTGTGATGGCAAGTGGCCGCAGCACCGCCCGGAGACACCTGCGGTGACCACGGATCAATCCCGCCTTCTCAAAACCACCCTCGAGATGCCGTAACAGAGTGCGGCGGGCTTGATGAGGGGCAGGGCAACGCGGAGAACGCTGCCCAGCACGCGTGTCACCGGGAGAGTCCGCAGCACATATCCTGCCGCAAGGGCATAGAGCAGCGCCTTGTCAGGATTGTCATGCGCATAAGCGACTGTCTGGTCGATCGCCCGCTGCGCCGTCGTGCGCGCCTGGGTGATAACCCCGTCCATGACCTGTGGCGTGGATGCTACCGTGACCCGGCTGGGAGCGGACCTCACCAGGGTTCTGGAATTAGATCTGGCTTTCGTGTGGCGCATAAATGCGATCAGTCGAGGTTTAACTTGCGGCCCAGGCCGGCGAGGAACCGATGAATGCTTGCGGCAGTGTCGTCACGTTGTTCGTGCGCCACGGACCAGGCAACGAGTGCTCCGACCAGCATCCCTGCGCCAAACACCCCCAGCACCGAGGTGCCCGGATGTTCGCGCACGTAACGCTCGCTGGACTGCAGCACTTCGCTGGCTTTTCCTTTGGTGTTTTCCCAGGCATGGGCGGCCTCGCCTGCAACTGCACTGGCTTTCTCTTTGGTGCTTTCCCAGACACGGGCGGCTTCTCCAGTACGCGACTCGGCTTGTTCCAGCGTGGCAATGATTGGGTCGTTCATGATCGATGATGAGTTGAAGGTTTCGATGATGAATCGCATGCAACGCAGCCCGCGGCTGTATGCATCCCGGCGGCGCATACCACGCAGGTCATTCCCGACGCACGCGCACGCATGATAGGCGCAGCCACGAACTAAACTTTATCCGATTTGACGGGGCGCGAGCCGTGCGATCGCGTGCTGCAAGGCAGAGAACTCGATCGGCTTGGTCAGGTGTTCGGAAAAACCGGCTTGCTGGCTGCGCTCGACATCGTCGTCCATGCCAAAGCCGCTCATCGCAATGGCAGGCGGTGGCTGGCCGTGAAGATCGCTGAGCTGTTGCAGCAGTTCGGTGCCACGCCCGTCAGGCAGGCCGATGTCGGAAATGAGCACGTCGTATTCATATTCACGCGAGATGTCGAGGCACTCGGCGATGCTGCCTGCGGTGCGCACGATGTAGCCACGCCGCATCAGCAGCCGCGTCAGTGTGGCCAGGGTGTCGTGGTGATCTTCCACGACCAGCAAACGCAGTCCCGGGGGCGCTGCAACTTCATGATTCTTCTCCCCGTTCGGCTGTCCAGCAGGGGTGGCGGCTGGCAGGCGGATGATGAACGTCGCGCCGCGATTGGGGCCGTCGCTATGGACGGCAATGATGCCGCTGTGCATCTCCACCAGCGCCTTGCAGATGGCGAGGCCGAGACCGAGGCCTGCCTGCGAATGACGCGCGCCCTGCTCAAAAGCATCGAAGATGCGGTCCAGTTTTTCGGACGCGATGCCGATGCCCTGGTCCGCGATCTCGATGCTGATACGGCTGCCGGGTTCGGTGACAAAGGTGCGCACTTCAATGATGCTGTCTTCGTGGCCAAACTTCGCGGCGTTGGTCAGCAGATTCCAGAACACCTGCTGCAATCGGGCGAAATCGCCGCGCACATGCGGATCCGGTGCCTCCAGCTTTTCCACCACCTGAATCCGCCGTGCCGCGAGATCTGCCTGGCAGATTTTTATCGCTTGCCGCAATACCTCGTGAACATCGACCGGCTGAAGTTCCAGGCGCAGCTTGCCGTTGCGGATGCGCGCCAGATCAAGGAGGTCGTCAATCAGCCGCGCTTCGAGCCGCACATTGCGCTGAATGGTGGCGATGTGTTCGCGAATGGCGGGCGGACATTCCATTTCCTCGATCAAGGCGACGGCGTGAACGATGGGCGACAGCGGCGTGCGCAATTCATGCGAGAGCATCGCCAGGAAGCGGTCCTTCGCGGCGTTCGCCTCCTCGGCCTCGGCTTGCGCTGATTCCGCGCGGATGCGGCGTTCGCGCTCCTCGGCCTCGCGCTCCAGCGCCTCATTGCGTGCGGCCAGCTCCATGTTCGCGAGGCGCAGGGCTTCCTCCGCGGCCTGCGCTGTGATGTTCATGTCGGCCAACGCACACGTTTTTCGGAACAGATCGACGAAGACATTCACCTTGGAGCGCAGCACCGCCGGATTGATCGGCTTGGTCAGGTAATCGACCGCACCGACGTCATAGCCGAGCACCGCGTGCTCATCCTCGCGGTAGTGTGCCGTGAGAAAGATGATCGGGATGTGCTGGGTGCGCTTGCGATGCTTGATCATCTTCGCCAGTTCGATCCCGCTCATGTCGGGCATCTGCACATCGAGCACGATGGCCGCGAAATCGCCGTCCATCAGCGCCATCAGCGCCTCGCCTCCGGTCTGCGCTTTGATCAGTTTATAGCTGGCGCCATTGAGCACGCTCTCGATCGCCAGGAGGTTCTTGGTGTCATCGTCAACGACCAGCACCGTGGGTTTTTCCCGCGGCGGTACTTTCTGAGTGGAGGAATGAGCGGTCATGGCGACGGCGTTCAGCGATGCAGCCAGACCCGCAGCAGCGAGAGCAACTGATCGGTATTGACAGGCTTGGCGATGTAATCGCTCGCCCCTGCTTCCAGGCATTTTTCGCGGTCGCCTTTCATCGCCTTCGCTGTCAGTGCGAGGATGGGCAGGTTGCGAAACTCCGGCTGCTTACGGATCTCACGCATCGTTTCGTAGCCGTCCATCTCCGGCATCATGATGTCCATCAGCACCATGGCGAGATCATCGTTGGACTGGATCAGCTCGATGGCCTGGCGGCCGTTGGTGGCGCTGAGGATTTCCATCTCCTGATTTTCCAGCACCGTCGAGAGGGCGAAAATGTTGCGGGCGTCATCGTCCACGATCAGCACTTTGCGTCCGCACAGCACTTCGTTGGTGCTGTGCAGGCGTTCCAGCATCTGCTGCTTGCCTTCCGGCAGGTCGGCAAGCACGCGATGCAAGAACAGCGCCGTTTCGTCGAGCAGGCGCTCGGGCGATTGCACGTCCTTGAGCACGATGCTCTTCGCCATGGTGCGTAGCCGCGCCTCTTCCTCGGCGGACAGATCCTTCCCGGTAAAGACGACGACAGGGACATCGCGCAGGCTGGGTTCCTCATGAATGCGGTCCAGCAGGTCAAAGCCGGTCATGTCCGGCAGGCGCAGGTCGAGCACACAGCAGTCAAAGTGCCGGTCGAGCAGCGATTCGTAGGCTTCCTCACCGGTCGCCACGGTCGTGATCTCAATGTCGTCGTGGCCGAGCAGTTCGACGATGCTCGCGCGTTCCCGGTCATTATCTTCGACGACCAGCAGCCGCTTGGTGCGCGGCGCGACGAAGGTCTTGATTTTGTCGAAGGCGTTCTCCAGATCTTCCGTCGTCGCCGGTTTCACGAGATAGGAGAATGCGCCGCGTGACAGGCCATGGCTGCGCTCTTCTTCCAGCGTGATGATTTGCACCGGGATGTGGCGTGTCTCCGGCGCGAGCTTGAGATTGTTAAGCACCGTCCAGCCGAGCATGTCGGGCAGGAAAATATCGAGCGTGATCGCCGTGGGGTGATACTGACGCGCAAGTGAAAGCGCCTCGTGTCCGCGCGTGGCCACCAGGCCTTTGAAGCCCTTGTCGCGCGCCAGGCCAAGGAGCACGCGTGCATAGTGTGGATCGTCCTCGACGATGAGCGCTGCCAAATCGCCCGGCTCCACGCTCGCGCGATCATCCTCGATCCGTTCATCCCGTGCGACCGCCACCGGAAGTGCGATGGAGGGCCGGTTGCCGCCTCTGTTCTCAGTGACTGGAGTCGTCGTTGCTGCCGGACCGAAATAGACGAGCGGCAGGTAGAGCGTGAATGTGCTGCCTTCGTTCGGTGTGCTGGCGAGCCGGATTTCACCGCCGAGCAGCGACGCCAGCTCGCGCGAGATGGCGAGACCGAGGCCGGTGCCGCCATATTTGCGCGAGGTGCCGGCATCCGCCTGCTGGAAGGCCTCGAAGATGAGCCGCTGCTTTTCCGGCGCAATGCCGATGCCGGTGTCGGTGATCGACATCGCGATGACGGCTCCCGCCCGGTTCAGGCTGGGATGGTCGGGGCTCCAGCCTGCCTCGACCAGTTTCACATTCATCCGCACGTTCCCGGCTGCGGTGAACTTGAACGCATTCGACAGCAGGTTCTTGATGATCTGCTGCAAGCGCTTGGAGTCGCTGGTGAATGCGCCCGGCAGATTCGGATCGAACTCCAGGATGAAGGGCAGATTTTTGCTTTCCGCGATGTGGCGGAAGCTGCGGTCCACGGAGTCCTTTAGCGAGTTGAACGTGATCTCCTCGGCATCCACCGTGACGGTACCGGACTCGATCTTCGAAAGGTCGAGAATGTCGTTGATGAGGTTGAGCAGGTCGGAGCCGGCGGAGTGAATGTTGCGCGCGAACTCGACCTGTTTCGGGTTCAAATTCCCCGCCATGTTTTCGCCGAGCTGCTGGCCGAGAATCAGAATCGAATTGAGCGGCGTGCGCAGTTCGTGCGACATGTTGGCGAGGAATTCGGACTTGTATTTCGACGTCAGGGCCAGTTCTGCCGCTTTTTCCTCCAGCGCGCGCCGCGCTTGCTCGATTTCCTTGTTCTTGCGTTCCACCTCGGCGTTTTGATCGGCGAGTTCCTGCGCTTTTTGCTCCAGTTCTTCGTTGGTCTGTTGCAGTTCCTTCTGACCGGACTGCAATTCCGCCGTGAGCTGCTGGCTTTGCTGGAGCAGGCCTTCTGTGCGCATCGTGGCCTCGATGGTGTTGAGCACGACCCCGATGGATTGCGTGAGCTGTTCGAGGAAGTTGAGATGCCCGTCGGTGAACGGATGCAGCGCCGCCAGTTCGATGACCGCCTTCGTCTGGCCTTCATAGAGCACGGGAAGCACAACGACATTCGCGGGTTGCGTGCCGCCGAGCGAGGAGTGGATGGGCGTGTAATCGCGCGGCACCGAGGTCAGGAGCACGCGCTGCTTTTCCCGCGCGCATTGTCCGACGAGGCCATCTCCCAGAATGATCTGCTCCGGTAAATTGGTTTCATTCGCGTAGCTGGCGAGACGCTGCAGCACGGGGGCCTCATCATCGCTCGCGGTCATCTGATACACCGTGCCCTGCTGCGAATCGACCAGCGGCGCGAGTTCGGAGAGCAGCATCTGGCCGACGGTGTAGAGATCGCGCTGCCCCTGGAGCATGCGGGTGAATTTGGCGAGGTTGGTCTTGAGCCAGTCCTGTTCCTTGTTGCGCTCCGTGGTCACGCGCAGGTTGTCGATCATCGTGTTGATGTTGTCCTTCAACTCCGCGACCTCACCACGCGTCTCCACCTGAATGGAACGCGTCAGGTCGCCTTTGGTCACCGCCGTGGCGACCTCGGCAATGGCACGCACCTGTGTCGTCAAGTTGGCGGCCAGCAGGTTCACGTTGCCAGTAAGGTCTTTCCATGTGCCTGCGGCTCCAGGCACGTTCGCCTGACCGCCGAGACGGCCTTCCACGCCGACTTCGCGTGCAACGTTCGTCACCTGATCGGCGAAGGTCGCCAGGGTGTCGGTCATGTTGTTGATCGTCTCCGCCAGCGCCGCCACTTCGCCCTTTGCCTGCACGGAGAGGCGTTGGCGGAGGTTGCCGTTCGCCACGGCAGTCACCACCTTCACGATTCCACGCACTTGGTCGGTGAGATTGGCCGCCATCACGTTCACGGAGTCGGT
The genomic region above belongs to Prosthecobacter sp. and contains:
- a CDS encoding YfiR family protein; this encodes MPLLTARLQLGGKAAALMLLLLGWCAQLRAETPAEREYALKAACLFNFCQFITWPADAFDSPSAPIVIGVLGTDPFGAVLDAMVRGESIRGRQIRIIRYRRVDEALNSHLLFISASESARLNFILRAVQGRRIVTIGENDDFLDEGGMIALAAVENRVRLRIKLSAIRGGGVSVSSKLLRVADIVP
- a CDS encoding sigma-70 family RNA polymerase sigma factor, which codes for MKTSFTANTSSLHYDLAHGESALPSDADLMTAIQAGDTAALETLFHRYQALLKGTIRRIINDDFFAQDIVQECLLELWRRSHHYSAAKGAPLAWLLTLARRRAIDHIRRSQAYGRACTRYEDATNAMPSSHDATADCEQTDLGNVLSAHLKRLPEPQQHVIALAFLQGMSQREVAQATHLPLGTVKTRMELGLKKLRRSFGSFSAIHSYQAA
- a CDS encoding ATP-binding protein, whose amino-acid sequence is MSPLRDTPIKRKLMLVIMLTTGFALLLMASAVVTYEVVTFRSSMMATTTGLAKVVGSMSTSSVAFNNQEDAQEVLAALAVEPQITLVAIYDKNGRLFASFTPGGSVKDLPITPEPDGRDFRESHLVMFTPIIEKDVRLGTLYIRADLREMYQRLFAYGALVSLVGVGAIGVSMGVSIVLQRRITGPIVDLAATARAVSERQDYSVRAVAQGRDEIGDLTDAFNQMLIRVGDANAALQQAKDVAEAANRAKDEFLAILSHELRTPLTPVLATVAMLREAADTSPALLQELDTIQRNVQLEARLIDDLLDLTRISRGKLELHQAVVDVRALLAHAVRNYLIDQATEKNLKVEVKVAETAATHIVGDAPRITQVLWNLLQNACKFTPAGGTITIRAFNDSASSGPPPALIVEITDTGIGIDPAVLPRIFTAFDQGERSRTRLFGGLGLGLAISLAITEKHGGTLTASSPGTGQGATFTLRLPTVPASTAEATAPAAPAVPVQPAEAHAGRILLVEDHADSARQLTRLLMREGHEVTGAAAVAEAMQLADKHTFDLLVSDLGLPDGSGIDLMRHLAAHHPMPGIALSGYGMEEDVKASLAAGFQLHLTKPVDWPDLKAAIQRLLDEKQHRSAGRFGPA
- a CDS encoding response regulator; this encodes MTAHSSTQKVPPREKPTVLVVDDDTKNLLAIESVLNGASYKLIKAQTGGEALMALMDGDFAAIVLDVQMPDMSGIELAKMIKHRKRTQHIPIIFLTAHYREDEHAVLGYDVGAVDYLTKPINPAVLRSKVNVFVDLFRKTCALADMNITAQAAEEALRLANMELAARNEALEREAEERERRIRAESAQAEAEEANAAKDRFLAMLSHELRTPLSPIVHAVALIEEMECPPAIREHIATIQRNVRLEARLIDDLLDLARIRNGKLRLELQPVDVHEVLRQAIKICQADLAARRIQVVEKLEAPDPHVRGDFARLQQVFWNLLTNAAKFGHEDSIIEVRTFVTEPGSRISIEIADQGIGIASEKLDRIFDAFEQGARHSQAGLGLGLAICKALVEMHSGIIAVHSDGPNRGATFIIRLPAATPAGQPNGEKNHEVAAPPGLRLLVVEDHHDTLATLTRLLMRRGYIVRTAGSIAECLDISREYEYDVLISDIGLPDGRGTELLQQLSDLHGQPPPAIAMSGFGMDDDVERSQQAGFSEHLTKPIEFSALQHAIARLAPRQIG
- a CDS encoding HD domain-containing protein, which codes for MASFISDQLHEQQADIAAAIAQPLWQKAAAFAAQAHAGEVPPDEVPPSFAQATRVAVTLTAVYHCQEPPVLAAALLHNVLEKTDVSFDELENQFGRLIASRVERLSRDPDLDEGIHLKRLHACDWQTRLIKLADAAATLDDDGDDLDERIHKTMPVLDLAFGNEQPVLRAQRHLLALLENARMAA